A genomic segment from Glycine max cultivar Williams 82 chromosome 1, Glycine_max_v4.0, whole genome shotgun sequence encodes:
- the LOC100794366 gene encoding uncharacterized protein yields MENVCDVNHLDADVLLPPRKRLLAGLKKQSSDGDAAASPPLVVASCVTTVSEVASPSLTSYSSEFEARLKNLLGSHSDNPNLTPEEVVEASKAAAVAASKAAKAARAAAEEKAETAAKAVAAAKRALDLVASFSEEAVSSKERNLKKNKLKKHLPVHLLYKKYQPIENCGTDEELARKLHRAMNSSPRISKNSPNSDSKGSKHKKPKNSWSFEMTEVSDARMAFGQDCLSLNNGHAVVGKVDSEGSIQEVCSNKEDKKSQMEITDNGEAESSQSKEKNTEDLSSVGRKRGRVKLKKLPLSICTSKDRALPKEGVRARSAPLTEMNTGGNHAVGNIPLFPMEPSTDRVIPIEATTTCKCQELKAPACIKQNKAVQS; encoded by the coding sequence ATGGAGAACGTGTGTGATGTTAATCACTTGGATGCTGATGTTCTTTTGCCCCCTCGGAAGCGTCTTCTTGCTGGGTTGAAAAAACAGAGTTCAGATGGTGATGCTGCTGCATCTCCACCTTTGGTTGTTGCTTCTTGTGTTACTACAGTTTCCGAGGTTGCTTCCCCTTCCTTAACCTCCTATTCCAGTGAGTTTGAAGCCAGGCTTAAGAATTTGTTGGGTTCTCATTCTGATAACCCTAACCTTACCCCTGAGGAGGTTGTGGAGGCTTCGAAAGCTGCAGCAGTGGCTGCATCGAAAGCTGCAAAGGCTGCAAGAGCTGCAGCCGAGGAAAAAGCCGAGACTGCAGCAAAGGCAGTTGCAGCTGCCAAGAGGGCTTTGGATTTGGTTGCCTCTTTCTCTGAAGAGGCAGTGAGCAGCAAGGAGAGGAACCTGAAGAAGAACAAGCTCAAGAAGCACCTCCCAGTTCATCTCTTGTACAAAAAATACCAACCCATTGAAAATTGTGGGACTGATGAAGAATTGGCCAGGAAGTTACATCGCGCCATGAACAGTTCTCCTAGGATCTCAAAGAATTCTCCCAATTCAGACTCAAAAGGGAGTAAACACAAGAAACCTAAGAACTCTTGGAGTTTTGAAATGACTGAGGTTTCTGATGCCCGAATGGCATTTGGGCAGGATTGCTTATCTTTGAACAATGGGCATGCCGTGGTGGGTAAGGTTGATTCTGAAGGCTCCATTCAAGAAGTGTGCTCGAATAAGGAAGATAAGAAGAGTCAAATGGAGATAACAGATAATGGGGAAGCAGAATCAAGCCAATCAAAGGAGAAAAACACAGAAGATTTGTCTTCTGTAGGTAGGAAGAGAGGAAGGGTGAAGCTAAAGAAGTTGCCCTTAAGCATTTGCACCTCCAAAGATAGGGCACTGCCAAAGGAAGGTGTGAGAGCTAGAAGTGCTCCATTGACTGAGATGAACACTGGTGGCAATCATGCTGTTGGTAACATCCCTTTGTTTCCAATGGAGCCATCCACTGATAGGGTGATCCCAATTGAGGCTACAACAACATGCAAATGCCAGGAGTTGAAGGCACCGGCTtgtatcaaacaaaataaagctGTGCAATCATAA